A region from the Verrucomicrobiia bacterium genome encodes:
- a CDS encoding DUF4157 domain-containing protein encodes MKPPMRLLQTARLAVPERVASRVQASSGRPAGGRGHANPHWHHLATRPPAGPGQALPGHVRAPMERRLGWDLSPVRVHCDGRAEGLGARAYTRGTDLHFAAGEYAPDTAHGRSLLGHELVHVVQQSSGRVRAPAQAMGGPILDDPALEHEADVLGRRAAESVPDSGGAMGDEAGGPGEPLAQRLRRVMAGGAPDVPVQRKVRMPPGSDLPSFHQYLKKDGDVYSYELLDRGQDVGFEIFTSMFHSPRVFALQGGNGKEAEDHLMRHLGARKGVVEFARKKKYAFTGGRTDFKMNPKYWEVDKARGTFWRKEGAEWKEAHDDINENPELYRIGCAAASKVTIEGGGLSKQVTDTTSDDRDWVPGEGGYIRNDGWNGSDAGLEGENIIYLGLKQFWGHFSNTNAVRPYTKWYEMVESWNGSATLTADRQRPIKGLKS; translated from the coding sequence ATGAAGCCGCCTATGCGTCTCCTGCAGACTGCCCGGCTGGCTGTTCCCGAGCGTGTTGCCTCGAGAGTACAGGCGTCGTCGGGCCGCCCGGCCGGGGGCCGCGGGCACGCCAATCCGCATTGGCATCATCTCGCCACTCGACCACCCGCCGGGCCGGGCCAGGCGTTGCCCGGGCATGTGCGCGCTCCCATGGAACGGAGGCTGGGCTGGGATCTCAGCCCCGTGCGGGTGCATTGCGATGGCCGCGCGGAAGGTCTGGGGGCCCGGGCGTACACCCGGGGCACGGATCTGCATTTCGCCGCGGGCGAGTACGCCCCCGATACCGCGCACGGACGAAGCCTCCTCGGGCATGAACTCGTCCACGTTGTCCAACAGTCATCGGGTCGGGTTCGAGCTCCGGCTCAGGCCATGGGCGGACCGATCCTCGACGATCCAGCACTCGAACATGAAGCGGATGTGCTGGGGCGACGGGCTGCGGAGTCCGTCCCGGATTCCGGGGGCGCCATGGGGGATGAGGCGGGGGGGCCCGGTGAGCCCCTGGCCCAGCGGTTGCGGCGGGTCATGGCGGGTGGGGCGCCCGACGTCCCCGTGCAGCGAAAGGTCCGGATGCCACCCGGTTCCGATCTGCCGAGCTTCCATCAGTACCTGAAGAAGGATGGCGATGTGTATTCCTACGAGCTGCTGGACCGGGGGCAGGACGTCGGCTTCGAGATCTTCACCTCCATGTTCCATTCGCCCCGTGTCTTCGCGCTGCAAGGCGGCAACGGCAAGGAGGCGGAGGACCATCTCATGCGGCATCTGGGGGCGCGGAAGGGGGTCGTCGAGTTTGCGCGGAAGAAGAAGTACGCGTTCACCGGCGGTCGCACGGACTTCAAGATGAACCCCAAGTACTGGGAGGTGGACAAGGCCCGGGGGACGTTCTGGCGGAAGGAAGGGGCGGAATGGAAGGAGGCCCACGACGACATCAACGAGAATCCGGAACTCTACCGAATCGGCTGCGCGGCGGCCTCGAAGGTCACCATCGAAGGGGGCGGTTTGTCCAAGCAGGTTACCGACACCACGTCGGACGACCGCGACTGGGTCCCGGGCGAGGGCGGGTACATCCGGAACGACGGCTGGAACGGCTCCGACGCCGGCCTCGAGGGCGAGAACATCATCTACCTGGGTCTCAAACAATTCTGGGGTCACTTCAGCAACACCAATGCTGTGCGTCCCTACACGAAGTGGTACGAGATGGTTGAGAGCTGGAACGGGAGTGCCACTCTCACTGCGGACCGCCAGCGGCCCATCAAGGGGCTCAAGTCCTGA